The Candidatus Effluviviaceae Genus I sp. genomic sequence CCCATCTCCTCGAATGGCGGAATCAACCTGTACGTGGGGAACCGAGAGGGCGCTGACGGGCAGGTGAAGATCACGCTCCCGGGCATAGGCACGCTGGATACGTGCTTCGACCACCTGCGGATCGTGGAGAGCGTTGAGCGCAACGTCGGACGCCGCATGAAGCACTCCGAGGTTTCGAGCTACTTCTCCCGCCTTGCAGTGGACTGGATCCGCAGGAATCCGGGCGACTTCGCGGCACTCCTCTGGCACAAGGCGCTTCTGTTCTGGGGCCCCGGCGAAGTCGGCGGCGGAAACAGGGTGATCGAGCCCGACCGCGGAGCGTCTGCCGTGCTCTCGAGAATCCCCGTGGGATTCGGTCCACCGCTGGGATTCGCGATCGTCGGCGTGGCGATGTTCTGGTGGCGGGGCCGGCGGCGGACCGTTGCGGCACGGTCTGGAGTGGCGTCTCTCGGCCGCCACCGCGACGCATCGTTCGAGGTCGGCGTGTTCGTCCTCGCGCTCATCGCCGCGTGGTATGCGTCGTACGCCCCGTTCGCCAACATCAACAGGTATCGTCAGCCCATCCTCCCCTTCGTGTTCCTGTTCGCCGGCCTCGGCGTGGATCATCTCCTAGCCCTGGCGCGCGCCCGCGACGCGTGGCGGCTCGCGCCGTGGTGCCTTGCGCTCGCTGCCTCACTCGTCGTCTCGAACACCAACTTCGCCCGGTACGAGCCCAACATCGCCAAGTGGCACTACCAGAACGGCATCGTGATGTACCGCCTCGGGAAGCTCGACGGAGCCATCACGGAGTACAGGAAGGCGCTGGAGGAGAAGCCGGACTACGCATCTGTCATGACGGATCTCGGGGCCGCGCTCGGGACGCTCGGCAGGATCGACGAGGCACTGCCCTACATCGTCCGTGCGTCGCGTAGCCTACCGGAGAGTTTCGAGGCGCAGTACAACGCAGGCGTGGTCCTCGAGATGACGGACGACCTGAGTGCCGCGCGGGACCGCTACGCCGCAGCCCTGCGACTGCGTCCCAGCGATCGGAGAGCGACGGCAGGACTCGCGCGAACCGAGGCCGGGCTGCGGCAGAACCCACCGGCCGGAGAGAGGTGAGCGCGGGCACAGAGGGGATCGGCATGCGTCTCCATCCGAAGATCCTGCTCCCGGTCATCCTCGTCGCGGCCCTCGCAGCGCGGATCGCGTTCTGCGTCGCCGTGGTGGGTTTCCACTCGGTGGGCTGGGGCGACGAACCCGACTACCACAGGCACGCCGCCGACCTCGCGGCGGGCAGGGGGTTCATAAGCCCCGAGGGCGAACCGACCGCCGCGCGCCCGCCGCTCTATCCGGTCGTCCTGAGCGCGGTGTACCGGGTGACCGGCCCGAGCCACGCAGCCGGCCGCGTGCTGCAGATCCTCCTCGGCGCCGGCATCGTGCTCCTCGTGTACATCGTCGCCGCACGCCTCTTCTCGCCCACCGCCGGCGTCGTCGCCGCCGCGCTCACGGCCGTGAACCCGTCCCTCATCTACCTGAGCGCGCTCATCATGACCGAGAACCTCGCGATCGTCCTCCTGCTCCTCATGCTCATCCTCCTTGCGAAGGAGGCCGTCTCGGAACGACTCGCGCCGGGGCGGCTCGCGCTCGGCGGGCTGCTCGGTGGAGCCTCGTGTCTCACGAGGCCGGACAGCGCGCCCTTCGTGCTCCTCATCCCGTTCGTCGTCCTCGCGTTCGGGAGGGCGACCGTGCGCCGGAGGCTCGCCGGCGCCGCGATCTTCCTCGCTGTCGCGGTCGCGGCGATCCTCCCGTGGGCCGCGCGCAACCGCGCCGTCCTCGGGGAGTGGGTCGCGTTCTCCACCCACGGCGGCATCACGTTCTACGAGAGCAACAACATGCGGATCGTCGAGGAGCCGGCGTTCCGCGGGTCGGTCGTGCTGCCGAGGACGGCGGTGCCGCGATGGGATGAGCTCGCGCCG encodes the following:
- a CDS encoding glycosyltransferase family 39 protein — protein: MSAGTEGIGMRLHPKILLPVILVAALAARIAFCVAVVGFHSVGWGDEPDYHRHAADLAAGRGFISPEGEPTAARPPLYPVVLSAVYRVTGPSHAAGRVLQILLGAGIVLLVYIVAARLFSPTAGVVAAALTAVNPSLIYLSALIMTENLAIVLLLLMLILLAKEAVSERLAPGRLALGGLLGGASCLTRPDSAPFVLLIPFVVLAFGRATVRRRLAGAAIFLAVAVAAILPWAARNRAVLGEWVAFSTHGGITFYESNNMRIVEEPAFRGSVVLPRTAVPRWDELAPLGELELDRKAWEMGREFAREHPDHMLRLMGWKFQRFWRLRSGLRVKDTDGAISVDGSRPLGEMLLGADVGWLYSLVAMPLFLLGMAVTARKWRTLALLYAVVASNTLVALAFHGSLRARSPVEPVIAVFAGATMAALLCRTRLQPGGAALAG
- a CDS encoding glycosyltransferase family 39 protein; the encoded protein is MTKRRRKPAPEGREAPGRQPASRGGPRWALVALLVILALGGTLRGLYLAEFSHRPDFEVPFADADFHNYWARALAFGDWKQPFYEVDPHIREIPYFRPPGYAYFLAAVYRLTGPGYFGPRVVQMVLGLANALLAFLLARRFFGNVTALVLAALMVTYWPFIYTEADFEEPVLSIFLLLSLAHLLVRWAAGRRPAWMALCAGGLIGLLGLVRPNALILVVPVAWWTWWILARRSEGRAALKTVAAVVAGTVILVSPATVRNYVVARDLVPISSNGGINLYVGNREGADGQVKITLPGIGTLDTCFDHLRIVESVERNVGRRMKHSEVSSYFSRLAVDWIRRNPGDFAALLWHKALLFWGPGEVGGGNRVIEPDRGASAVLSRIPVGFGPPLGFAIVGVAMFWWRGRRRTVAARSGVASLGRHRDASFEVGVFVLALIAAWYASYAPFANINRYRQPILPFVFLFAGLGVDHLLALARARDAWRLAPWCLALAASLVVSNTNFARYEPNIAKWHYQNGIVMYRLGKLDGAITEYRKALEEKPDYASVMTDLGAALGTLGRIDEALPYIVRASRSLPESFEAQYNAGVVLEMTDDLSAARDRYAAALRLRPSDRRATAGLARTEAGLRQNPPAGER